TTAGCCTTGACATCTCTAAAAGGGGTAAGGTACCACCCCCTCCTGTTCAAAGTTTACTCCAGGTATGGTCTAGTTTATTTTGTATCCCAGGGAAGGATGCATCCCCAAGTGCCCACTGCAGCCAGTTGTCCATTGTGCTTGGTCCTGACTATGGACGCCTATGTCCACCACTTGACCACCCTTTATTTGGTCTGGAATTAGATATAGACTATGTATGTGCAAGTGTACAATATTTACTTATGTGCAAAACAATATTACTGTAGTATGTGCAAAAATTGAATACAACTGCAGATGGTAATAGCAGATGTAGATGgtaatagcagcagcagcaacatttACAATGTGTGAACTGAATGCAACTGTGGATATTTATAGAGgtagcattaacattaacaatttGCAGTGAGATGCAACTCCTTGATATAATAACAGCAGTAATATTAACAAATGTGCAATATGAAGAGGTGCAATTTCAAGTTCAGCTGATCTATGAGATAGATGAAACTAGACTATGTCCTCTGGCTACCTGTTTAAAAGTCTAATTGCTGAGGGGAAGAAGGAGTCCCTTAATCTGATGGTCCTGCATTTCACTCTCCTGTACCTCCGTCCTGAGGGTAGGAGTGTGAACAGTCCATGTTGGGGGTGGGTGGGGTCTTTAAGAATGGAGGAAGCACTCCTGTGGACTCTGCGATGATAAATGGTCTGCAGACGTTTGCGGTCCCTCATAGTAGTGCTGCCATACCACACGGTGATGCAGTTGGTTAAGACACTCTCAATAACACAGCTGTAGAAGTTGTTGAGAATCTTAATAGACATGCCAAAGCTCCTCAGCCTTCTCAGGAAGTACAGCCGCTGTTGTGCCTTCTTAACCAGCTCGGTGGTGTTGAGTGTCCATGTGAGGTCCTCGCTGAGGTGGACCCTCAGGTATTTAAAGCTGCTCACCCTCTCCACTTCAAGCTCTTGGTTGTCTTGTCTGtgttgagggtgaggttgttgtCCTCACACCATATCACAAGACTGGCCACCTCCCTCCTGTAGGCCACTTCGTCCCCAACAGTGATCTGTCCTATCACTGTAGTGTAGCAAAGTGTAGCAAGTCAGCAAACTTCAGGATGATGTTGTCTTTGTGGGATGCGATGCAGTCATAtgtgaacagtgtgtagagaATGGGACTAAGAACACATCCCTGTGGGGTGCCAGTGTTTGTTGTGATGGTGGCTGAGGTTCTGTTTCCAATCCTGACAGGACTGCGGTCTGCCAGTCAGAAAGTTCAGAAGCCAGTCGCAGAGCGTGGGGTGTAGTCCTAGTGCGAACAGTTTGTGGTTGAGCTTATGGGGAATGACCATGTTGAAGGCAGAACTGTAGTTGATAAAGAGCATCCTGATGTAGGTTTCCTTATCTTCCAgatgaaaaaggaaaatataGAGGGCAGCAGCAAAGGCATCTGAGATGGACCTTTTGAGCCAGTATGCATACTGCAGGGGGTCTAATGTGTCCAGTATACTGCTCTGAGTGTTGGTCAGCACCACTCTCTCAAAACACTTCATGATGATTGGAGTAAGTGCTACTGGTCTGTAATCATTCAGGCAGGTTGGGTGGCTAATCTTGGGAAGGGGGACGATGGTTGTGGTCTTGAAGCAGGTGGGTACCGTACTCTGACTgagggagaggttgaagatgGAAGTGAGTGCATCAGCCAGTTCCGTAGCACAAGCTCTGAGGGCCTGCCCAAGGATGTTGTCTGGCCCTGCTGCCTTGTGGGGGTTGATCTTCCTCAGTGCTCTGTGTACCACAGATGATGATACAGTAGGAGGGGAGAAGGGGGGTTGGGTggtcccagtgtgtgtgtgcgcactctGTGTTGTCATTGGAGGGCTCGAAACGGGCATAGAAGGTGTGTTCCCATAGCAACAAGCCATGACTTAGCGTCTCATTCATTTCTCAGGGACCTGGGTTACATACAGAACATGACTGCTTTGGCAGCTTTTTCGTGCATTATAACTAGAGTTAGAGTGTGGGCTGTGAAGGAGCATGTTGGacctattaaaaaaatatgccTCTTACTGAGCAAGACTAGGTGTTTAGTTTCAAGAGTGGTACTGATTTTGTATGAACTGTGAATGAAATCCAGCAGAAAGTGTATTTCTAAAATATCTATCATGATTTGGACCAAAACAGACATACTATGCAGAAACAAcctggagaaaacacaaaagCCATGCTACTACTAAAGAATTCCAAACCTTAATTTTAGGCAAGAATCATAGTGACAGTGATAGtgatatttataaacatttatcaaGATGGAACTATATGTAAGTTGGATGTGTAACTACCTAGTTAATATATATTCACCAGCTACCAGATACAgacaatttcatttatttacaatttacttCAGTTGCATGTATTTAATGACCAACACCATAACTGTAGCATGCTAGCTAAAGATTGAGAGCTCAACAAaagtttacagaaatatattaaCACAGTACCCCCACAGGAATTATCCCCCATCCTTCCTGTATGATAAAAGTTTCTGAGtagttaataaaacatttttaaaataagtatattttttattggtTATAGAAGCACTGTCCTGATAGGACTGGGAAGTTGAACTCTCCTGATGAGTGAATACCTGTGAATTTTTCCCCACTCAGGCAGAGCAAAACAGTTGAAAAAGCTCagtgttttgcattttaagAGTCTGGCATGTGAATATCAGCATATCTTCAGATCTCAGGCCCTTTGAACCAACAAACAGCAATCAAGCCATATTTGGATGCAGTAATGGTTTCACTGATACTTCATCTGATAAGCAAGAACCGAGGATAGAGCATTCACCTGTTGTTGGGAGTGCACAAGCTTGAATCATCAAAATGTTACAGATACAATGTCTGTGGCCAGCAGTCCATGAGATCAAAATTAGAACACCGTTAGCCAGGTATTGGCATTTGTGAACTGTATGTTTACAGGAGAGAGCATCTTTTTCCAGCATTAGTCGCCCTCTGATGATGCATAAGCaacagtttgaaaagatgcacTGCACATTAGCTATTTATCACCTGTTGTCCAGTGCCATATAAACTGCAACAAAAGTTCTGAAACTTTTTCAGTGTTACAATCAATCCACATGCAACAACCACTGCATGAAATTGAATTCACCTTCAGTTGTAagcattttcatttgtttatttatttattcaaattcttattttatttaacctttTAAATTTCTATAAAAGACAAGACTGATCTTTTATCATAAAGTAACTTAGTTGTTTTAAAGGGTATTTAACACGAtactatatacattatatgatTACTTTGGAAAAACTTTCAAATGGTTCATGAATTTCAGAAACCGGTCTCTTATTTCTTTACTCCATAAATAATTGGATTAAAACAGCTTGGAAAAAGCAAGTACATTGTACTCAGGAAGATGCGGATAGtgggagaaatgttgtttcttatTCCATATGACATAAAAGCCATTAAAGCAAAAGCCAGACTAACTGTCATGACTATTATATGAGTAATGCAGGTGTTAACAGCCTTTAAACAGGCCTTGCCAGATCTCAGGATAGAAGAAATTATTACTATATATGatattgtaattaaaataaaatcagcagtTATTGTAAGAAAAATAGCCAAAAGCCCTAATGCATTATTAATGGAAATATCTCCACATCCCAGCTGAACTAATGCCATGTGTTCACAAAAACAGTGATCTATCTCATTTGTTGCACAAAAGGTCAATTTTCCACCCCAAGAAACTAGTGtggtaataaaaaacaaatttctgataatttgaaaaataatgaaatttgCCATTTCcatatatttgttgtaatagAGTAAATATATGATTGTGAGATTTGCAGTAGAAGACAATAAAAACATAACATAGGAAAAGGTTAGGATCGGCCGCCATTCTCCCAAATCATGAAAACCATTAAGTGTAAAAGTTGTGAATGAAACATTTTGTACAGGAGTCAACATTATCTTGGGATTGCAAATTTCCTAGAATTTAGATCAGCCACcacatatgtaaatatatgaaCAATATGGAATTCATAAAAGTTGTTATAAAAgaatattttcttattatttgaaatattaatatagacAATATTAATATAGACAAAAAATTACTAATATATTAACCTAATCTCATGCTACTTAAACAATACTTTTTGCAAGATAATTTAGTTGTTTAGGGAACCAATTTAGTTGTTTATGGAAAACT
The window above is part of the Hemibagrus wyckioides isolate EC202008001 linkage group LG17, SWU_Hwy_1.0, whole genome shotgun sequence genome. Proteins encoded here:
- the LOC131367724 gene encoding olfactory receptor 52P1-like; the encoded protein is MFLLSSTANLTIIYLLYYNKYMEMANFIIFQIIRNLFFITTLVSWGGKLTFCATNEIDHCFCEHMALVQLGCGDISINNALGLLAIFLTITADFILITISYIVIISSILRSGKACLKAVNTCITHIIVMTVSLAFALMAFMSYGIRNNISPTIRIFLSTMYLLFPSCFNPIIYGVKK